In the genome of Streptomyces globosus, one region contains:
- a CDS encoding aminopeptidase P family protein: protein MADELTPETPEEEQPKQTHKQRKNGLYPGVSDELAESMRTGWADTELHGLEPIAQAAHTAARRAALSERFPGDRIVVPAGRLKTRSNDTEYPFRASTEYAYLTGDQTENGVLVLEPSGDSGHTAAVYLLPRSNRENGEFWLSGQGELWVGRRHSLAEAEQLLGIPAKDVRDLPEALAEATGPVRVVRGHDAVVEKALTDKVTAERDEELRVYLSEARAVKDDFEIGELQKAVDSTVRGFEDVVKVLDKAEATSERYIEGTFFLRARVEGNDVGYGSICAAGPHACTLHWVRNDGPVRSGDLLLLDAGVETHSLYTADVTRTLPISGTYSDIQRKVYDAVYEAQEAGIAAVRPGAKFRDFHDAAQHVLAEKLVEWGLLEGPVERVLELGLQRRWTLHGTGHMLGMDVHDCAAARTEAYVDGTLEPGMCLTVEPGLYFQADDLTVPEEYRGIGVRIEDDILVTEDGNRNLSAGLPRASAEVEAWMAGLKG, encoded by the coding sequence GTGGCTGACGAGCTCACCCCGGAGACCCCGGAAGAAGAGCAGCCCAAGCAGACGCACAAGCAGCGCAAGAACGGGCTGTACCCGGGAGTCAGCGACGAACTCGCCGAGAGCATGCGCACCGGCTGGGCGGACACCGAGCTGCACGGCCTCGAGCCGATCGCGCAGGCCGCCCACACCGCCGCCCGCCGCGCCGCGCTGTCCGAGCGCTTCCCCGGCGACCGCATCGTCGTGCCCGCCGGCCGGCTGAAGACCCGCTCGAACGACACCGAGTACCCCTTCCGCGCCTCGACCGAGTACGCGTACCTCACCGGCGACCAGACCGAGAACGGCGTCCTGGTCCTGGAGCCCTCCGGCGACAGCGGCCACACCGCCGCCGTCTACCTGCTGCCCCGCTCCAACCGGGAGAACGGCGAGTTCTGGCTGTCCGGCCAGGGCGAGCTCTGGGTCGGCCGCCGGCACTCCCTCGCCGAGGCCGAGCAGCTCCTCGGCATCCCCGCCAAGGACGTCCGCGACCTCCCCGAGGCCCTCGCCGAGGCCACCGGTCCGGTGCGCGTGGTCCGCGGACACGACGCAGTCGTCGAGAAGGCCCTGACCGACAAGGTCACCGCCGAGCGCGACGAGGAGCTGCGCGTCTACCTCTCCGAGGCCCGCGCGGTGAAGGACGACTTCGAGATCGGCGAGCTCCAGAAGGCCGTCGACTCCACCGTCCGCGGCTTCGAGGACGTCGTGAAGGTCCTCGACAAGGCGGAGGCCACTTCCGAGCGCTACATCGAGGGCACCTTCTTCCTGCGCGCCCGCGTCGAGGGCAACGACGTCGGCTACGGCTCCATCTGCGCCGCCGGCCCGCACGCCTGCACCCTGCACTGGGTCCGCAACGACGGCCCGGTCCGCTCCGGCGACCTGCTCCTGCTCGACGCCGGCGTGGAGACCCACTCCCTCTACACGGCCGACGTCACGCGCACCCTGCCGATCAGCGGCACGTACAGCGACATCCAGCGCAAGGTCTACGACGCCGTTTACGAGGCCCAGGAAGCCGGCATCGCGGCCGTCCGGCCGGGCGCGAAGTTCCGCGACTTCCACGACGCCGCGCAGCACGTCCTCGCCGAGAAGCTCGTCGAGTGGGGCCTGCTGGAGGGCCCGGTCGAGCGCGTCCTGGAGCTGGGCCTCCAGCGCCGCTGGACCCTGCACGGCACCGGCCACATGCTCGGCATGGACGTCCACGACTGCGCCGCCGCGCGCACCGAGGCCTACGTCGACGGGACGCTGGAGCCGGGCATGTGCCTGACCGTCGAGCCGGGCCTGTACTTCCAGGCCGACGACCTGACCGTGCCCGAGGAGTACCGCGGTATCGGCGTCCGCATCGAGGACGACATCCTCGTCACCGAGGACGGCAACCGGAACCTGTCGGCCGGGCTGCCGCGCGCCTCCGCCGAGGTCGAGGCCTGGATGGCGGGCCTCAAGGGCTGA
- a CDS encoding copper resistance protein CopC, with protein sequence MTATAPAPPPARVRAAAVLPRLALVLAALLALLSAAAGPASAHAALTASDPGEGAVVATAPAQVTLSFSEKVALGDDSIRVLDPRGKRVDTGEIRDMCSGSTIRYGTALHPGLPDGTYTVAWQAVSADSHPIAGAFTFSIGAPSETTVALPVANAGGGPVGTAYALARYAAYAGFTVLAGSCAFILACWRRGAAARPMQKLVLRAWVVLTAATLVVLVLRHPYTGSGNFADVFDLAGLKAVLETKTGAALVSRLLLLGAAALFIAVLFGAFARRQSAAPEGGADAREAAAGKGDGKEDSKHAADLFFGLAVAGSVFAAGIAATWALSEHASTGLQSGIAMPVDILHLLAAATWLGGLTALLVALYTVPDMEREAVRRFSRIAFAAVVVLAATGAYQSWRQLGSWQALTGTSYGQLLIIKGGLVPVLVGIAYLSRRWTARLGEAPAVSAEADEPTAATATATATAAETAAVSRETSVSVGVSRETPTAGADTPENPARAAQLARQRAAREKALRRQARDADPARAGLRRSVLAEAAVAVAVLAVTTVLTSTEPGRVAIQDAGRNGASSPAVPNRAVKVTLPFDTGGTNGKGSVRLELDPGRTGSNTLHVWAESPDGAPLDLPEVKVAFTLPAKEVGPLPASADRADPGHWSAPGVQLPLAGEWRIDVTVRTSEIDQTTVQKTVKIG encoded by the coding sequence ATGACGGCCACCGCCCCCGCCCCACCCCCGGCCCGTGTCCGCGCCGCGGCAGTACTGCCGCGGCTCGCGCTGGTCCTCGCAGCACTGCTGGCACTCCTGTCCGCCGCGGCCGGCCCGGCCTCGGCGCACGCCGCACTCACTGCGAGCGACCCCGGGGAGGGGGCGGTGGTCGCCACCGCGCCCGCCCAGGTCACCCTCTCCTTCTCGGAGAAGGTCGCCCTGGGCGACGACTCCATCCGCGTCCTGGACCCCCGGGGCAAGCGGGTGGACACCGGGGAGATCCGGGACATGTGCAGCGGGTCGACCATCCGGTACGGCACCGCGCTCCACCCGGGCCTGCCCGACGGCACGTACACCGTGGCCTGGCAGGCCGTCTCCGCCGACAGCCACCCCATCGCGGGGGCGTTCACCTTCTCCATCGGCGCCCCCTCGGAGACGACGGTGGCGCTGCCCGTGGCGAACGCGGGCGGCGGCCCCGTCGGCACCGCCTATGCGCTCGCCCGGTACGCCGCCTATGCCGGCTTCACCGTCCTCGCCGGCTCCTGCGCCTTCATCCTGGCGTGCTGGCGACGGGGTGCCGCCGCGCGCCCGATGCAGAAGCTCGTCCTGCGCGCGTGGGTCGTGCTCACCGCCGCCACGCTGGTGGTGCTGGTGCTGCGCCACCCGTACACCGGGTCGGGGAACTTCGCCGACGTCTTCGACCTCGCCGGGCTCAAGGCGGTCCTGGAGACCAAGACCGGCGCCGCTCTCGTCTCCCGGCTGCTCCTGCTGGGGGCCGCCGCCCTCTTCATCGCCGTCCTGTTCGGCGCGTTCGCCCGCCGGCAGTCCGCCGCCCCGGAGGGCGGGGCCGACGCCCGGGAGGCGGCCGCCGGGAAGGGGGACGGGAAGGAGGACAGCAAGCACGCCGCGGACCTGTTCTTCGGCCTCGCCGTCGCGGGCAGCGTCTTCGCCGCGGGCATCGCCGCGACATGGGCGCTGTCGGAGCACGCCTCCACCGGCCTGCAAAGCGGCATCGCGATGCCGGTCGACATCCTGCACCTGCTGGCCGCGGCTACCTGGCTGGGCGGGCTCACCGCGCTGCTCGTCGCGCTGTACACCGTGCCGGACATGGAGCGGGAGGCCGTGCGCCGGTTCTCCCGGATCGCCTTTGCGGCAGTCGTCGTGCTGGCCGCGACCGGGGCCTACCAGTCGTGGCGCCAGCTCGGCAGCTGGCAGGCCCTGACCGGTACCAGCTACGGGCAGCTGCTGATCATCAAGGGCGGCCTGGTGCCCGTCCTCGTCGGGATCGCCTACCTCTCGCGGCGCTGGACCGCGCGGCTGGGGGAGGCACCGGCGGTGTCGGCCGAAGCGGACGAGCCGACAGCGGCAACGGCAACGGCAACGGCAACGGCAGCAGAGACGGCCGCGGTTTCACGTGAAACGTCCGTCTCGGTGGGTGTTTCACGTGAAACACCCACCGCGGGGGCGGACACGCCCGAGAATCCAGCGCGCGCCGCGCAGCTCGCCCGACAGCGGGCAGCACGCGAGAAGGCGCTCCGGCGGCAGGCCCGGGACGCCGACCCGGCACGGGCGGGCCTGCGCCGCTCCGTGCTGGCCGAGGCGGCGGTGGCTGTCGCGGTCCTCGCCGTGACCACCGTGCTGACGAGCACGGAGCCGGGCCGGGTCGCCATCCAGGACGCGGGCCGCAACGGCGCTTCCTCGCCCGCCGTGCCCAACCGGGCCGTGAAGGTCACTCTGCCGTTCGACACGGGAGGCACGAACGGCAAGGGCTCCGTCCGGCTGGAGCTGGACCCGGGGCGGACCGGCTCCAACACCCTCCACGTGTGGGCCGAGTCACCGGACGGCGCGCCGCTCGACCTGCCCGAGGTCAAGGTGGCCTTCACCCTCCCGGCCAAGGAGGTCGGCCCGCTGCCGGCCTCGGCCGACCGGGCGGACCCGGGGCACTGGAGCGCTCCCGGCGTCCAGCTGCCACTGGCCGGAGAGTGGCGCATCGACGTGACCGTCCGAACCTCCGAGATCGATCAGACGACCGTGCAGAAGACAGTGAAGATCGGCTGA
- a CDS encoding DUF5926 family protein: MAKKRPAAKTAKPQLQNGEIPVVGAREPCPCGSGRRYKACHGAAASHSATAHVQRPFEGLPGECDWVALRELVPAATVPLSLKGGLPEGVPSVTLVTVLPMAWPALRREDGSVLLGLQNDASSGDVSREMADTLERAIATEPGNPVAARRVPAEGPRLQDVLDTDGVFEPVVHSGFEFWIPDAEGAQNASPEIAASLERANAAAIPTVKLAGVEAAYWCETPDKNHLRWVMPHPEEKLLDALARLHAAGTSSLGEGTRLVGSFRAHGLVVPVWDLPTGVSAEDVEKPAAEFAERLAAALASDAPLTSDERRARGGLTNRQVTLS; encoded by the coding sequence ATGGCCAAGAAGCGCCCCGCAGCCAAGACTGCAAAGCCGCAGCTCCAGAACGGCGAGATCCCGGTCGTGGGCGCGCGCGAGCCCTGCCCCTGCGGCTCCGGCCGCCGGTACAAGGCATGCCACGGTGCGGCCGCCTCGCACTCCGCGACCGCACACGTGCAGCGCCCCTTCGAGGGGCTCCCCGGGGAGTGCGACTGGGTCGCGCTGCGCGAACTCGTCCCGGCGGCGACCGTTCCGCTGTCGCTCAAGGGCGGGCTGCCCGAGGGCGTGCCCTCCGTCACGCTGGTGACCGTGCTGCCCATGGCGTGGCCGGCACTGCGCCGTGAGGACGGCTCCGTCCTGCTCGGCCTCCAGAACGACGCCAGCAGCGGCGACGTCTCCCGCGAGATGGCCGACACGCTGGAGCGCGCGATCGCCACGGAGCCCGGCAATCCGGTCGCCGCGCGCCGGGTTCCCGCCGAGGGTCCGCGACTCCAGGACGTCCTGGACACCGACGGCGTTTTCGAGCCGGTTGTGCACAGCGGCTTCGAATTCTGGATTCCGGATGCGGAGGGCGCCCAGAACGCCTCCCCCGAGATCGCCGCCTCCCTGGAGCGCGCCAACGCCGCCGCCATCCCGACGGTCAAGCTGGCCGGCGTCGAGGCCGCGTACTGGTGCGAGACCCCGGACAAGAACCACCTGCGCTGGGTCATGCCGCACCCCGAGGAGAAGCTGCTCGACGCCCTGGCCCGGCTGCACGCGGCAGGCACCTCCTCGCTCGGCGAGGGCACCCGGCTCGTCGGCTCCTTCCGCGCCCACGGGCTCGTCGTCCCCGTCTGGGACCTGCCCACCGGAGTGTCCGCGGAGGACGTCGAGAAGCCGGCCGCCGAATTCGCGGAGCGCCTGGCCGCGGCCCTCGCGTCGGACGCCCCGCTGACCTCGGACGAGCGCCGCGCGCGCGGCGGGCTCACCAACCGCCAGGTGACCCTCAGCTGA
- a CDS encoding SCO family protein encodes MRTTRVTAAALAAAAALTLSACGGEPTARTDAVTQISGQAKTGTATVLDRPFDKPELVLTDTTGKPWNLREQTKGKPTLIYFGYTNCPDVCPLTMSNIAVARKALPQADQENLRVVFVTTDPERDTPESLGAWLKAQDPSFVGLTGDFATIQAAARTLGIGIDPAKKESDGSVVSMHGAQVIAFSPKTDEGYLLYGENTTVDTYTADLPKIAKGENP; translated from the coding sequence ATGCGCACCACTCGTGTGACGGCCGCCGCCCTCGCGGCGGCGGCCGCGCTGACGCTCTCCGCCTGCGGCGGTGAGCCGACCGCCCGGACCGACGCGGTCACCCAGATCTCCGGCCAGGCCAAGACGGGGACCGCGACGGTCCTCGACCGGCCCTTCGACAAGCCGGAACTCGTCCTGACGGACACCACCGGCAAGCCGTGGAACCTGCGTGAGCAGACCAAGGGCAAGCCGACGCTGATCTACTTCGGCTACACCAACTGCCCCGACGTGTGCCCGCTGACGATGAGCAACATCGCCGTCGCCCGGAAGGCGCTGCCCCAGGCCGACCAGGAGAACCTGCGGGTCGTCTTCGTCACCACCGACCCCGAACGGGACACCCCCGAATCGCTCGGCGCGTGGCTCAAGGCCCAGGACCCGTCCTTCGTCGGGCTTACCGGGGACTTCGCCACCATCCAGGCCGCGGCCCGCACGCTCGGCATCGGTATCGACCCCGCCAAGAAGGAGTCCGACGGCAGCGTCGTCTCCATGCACGGCGCCCAGGTCATCGCCTTCTCCCCCAAGACGGACGAGGGCTACCTCCTCTACGGGGAGAACACGACCGTCGACACCTACACCGCAGACCTGCCGAAGATCGCCAAGGGAGAGAACCCGTGA
- a CDS encoding bifunctional DNA primase/polymerase yields MREILGRRLQRIRNRLTNLRSAPVQRDDPAVPDPALPGTALRDAALTCATARRWPVLPGVGPAGPPGAAVSAVSAASAASATPEGSAGPVPPAARCGCPDPDCPVPGAHPFDPGLLAATTDPRMVAWWWTRRPGAPLLLATGGSAPCAVSLPAAAAARAVARLEGQGMRLGPVAATPTRWSLLVAPYSLERLGELLYAKDHVPSALRFHGEGGYLLLPPSPASGGGRVRWEREPAATGEPWLPDVEAVVDALVEASSGASGGGSRLAY; encoded by the coding sequence ATGCGCGAGATCCTCGGAAGGCGTCTCCAGCGGATCCGCAACCGCCTGACAAACCTCCGGTCCGCCCCGGTGCAGCGCGACGACCCGGCCGTTCCCGACCCGGCGCTCCCCGGTACGGCGCTCCGCGATGCGGCGCTGACCTGCGCCACCGCCCGGCGGTGGCCCGTCCTCCCGGGCGTCGGCCCAGCCGGCCCGCCCGGTGCCGCGGTGTCAGCCGTCTCCGCGGCCTCCGCGGCCTCCGCGACCCCGGAGGGCTCCGCCGGACCGGTGCCCCCGGCCGCCCGGTGCGGGTGCCCCGATCCGGACTGCCCCGTACCGGGAGCGCACCCCTTCGACCCGGGGCTGCTCGCCGCCACCACCGACCCGCGGATGGTGGCCTGGTGGTGGACCCGGCGGCCCGGCGCCCCGCTCCTGCTGGCCACCGGCGGCAGCGCGCCGTGCGCGGTGAGCCTGCCCGCCGCCGCGGCCGCACGGGCCGTGGCACGGCTGGAGGGGCAGGGCATGCGGCTGGGCCCGGTCGCGGCCACGCCCACGCGGTGGTCGCTGCTGGTGGCCCCGTACTCGCTGGAGCGGCTCGGTGAACTGCTCTACGCCAAGGACCACGTCCCGTCCGCGCTGCGCTTCCACGGGGAGGGCGGCTACCTGCTGCTGCCGCCCTCCCCCGCCTCCGGCGGCGGGCGGGTGCGCTGGGAGCGGGAGCCCGCAGCGACCGGCGAGCCGTGGCTGCCGGACGTCGAGGCCGTCGTGGACGCCCTGGTCGAGGCGAGCAGCGGGGCCTCCGGCGGCGGCAGCCGTCTCGCGTACTGA
- a CDS encoding copper chaperone PCu(A)C — translation MTARTTRTLAAALSLAAALAISGCSSDSGSSSDSGAGAGAGAPAAEKPKLSVSGAFMPEPVNDKMAGGFMVIKNDSKTADKLVSATSALSDDLQIHETKDQKMQQVPSMDVPANGELRLERGANHIMFMGLKQKPKVGDKITVELRFEKADPVKVELDVKERTYQAQHATAH, via the coding sequence GTGACCGCCCGCACCACCCGCACCCTCGCCGCCGCCCTCTCCCTGGCAGCCGCACTGGCCATATCCGGCTGCTCCTCGGACTCCGGCTCCTCGTCCGATTCCGGGGCGGGAGCAGGTGCCGGCGCACCGGCCGCGGAGAAGCCGAAGCTGTCGGTCAGCGGCGCCTTCATGCCGGAGCCGGTCAACGACAAAATGGCCGGCGGCTTCATGGTCATCAAGAACGACTCGAAGACCGCGGACAAGCTCGTCTCCGCCACCAGCGCGCTCTCGGACGACCTCCAGATCCACGAGACCAAGGACCAGAAGATGCAGCAGGTCCCGTCCATGGATGTCCCCGCGAACGGCGAGCTCAGGTTGGAGCGCGGCGCCAACCACATCATGTTCATGGGCCTGAAGCAGAAGCCGAAGGTCGGCGACAAGATCACCGTCGAGCTGCGCTTCGAGAAGGCCGACCCGGTCAAGGTCGAGCTGGACGTGAAGGAACGGACGTACCAGGCCCAGCACGCCACCGCCCACTGA
- a CDS encoding ATP-binding protein, protein MRQRAPRRRFPARAGGASRPWRGAKEVPGVALVVAQEVPTSSCMDVLHGPAGVSEARHRMREELRISGVPDTVVDDAVLILSELLSNACRHGRPLDTAGAGDGGVRAAWRVDGAGRLTVEVTDGGGPTRPLPSTPSVTAHGGRGLNIISALSTDWGVRDGAAGEVTVWVIVACGPRHDDFATRVAAPVLDFSTAFDDLAP, encoded by the coding sequence ATGCGTCAGAGGGCTCCCCGCCGCCGGTTTCCGGCCCGGGCAGGGGGGGCATCCAGACCTTGGCGTGGGGCTAAGGAGGTTCCGGGGGTGGCGTTGGTGGTGGCACAGGAAGTGCCCACGTCGTCGTGCATGGACGTACTCCATGGTCCTGCGGGCGTGAGCGAGGCGCGGCACCGGATGCGCGAGGAGCTGCGCATCAGCGGAGTGCCCGACACCGTCGTGGACGACGCCGTGCTGATCCTCTCCGAACTGCTCAGCAACGCCTGCCGCCACGGCCGGCCGCTGGACACGGCCGGAGCCGGGGACGGCGGGGTCCGCGCCGCGTGGCGCGTCGACGGGGCCGGGAGGCTGACGGTAGAGGTGACGGACGGGGGCGGGCCGACGCGGCCGCTGCCGTCGACCCCCTCGGTCACGGCGCACGGCGGCCGGGGGCTGAACATCATCAGCGCCCTCTCGACGGACTGGGGCGTCAGGGACGGGGCAGCGGGCGAGGTCACCGTGTGGGTGATCGTCGCGTGCGGGCCGCGTCACGACGATTTCGCTACGCGCGTTGCGGCGCCGGTCCTCGACTTCTCGACGGCCTTCGACGATCTGGCTCCCTGA
- a CDS encoding ATP-binding protein yields MSIWWSLQLRREAASVPLARRLLLRTMETAGVDPDISYELSVALSEACANAVEHGGPAPAAEPCGDYRVTAYLDGDCCRIEVTDSGPGFPEPGPAALSRRARAAASAPAAGEGVAGESGRGLWLIEELADHVRFRNRPGRGAVVSFDKILKWRDGAALLQVS; encoded by the coding sequence ATGAGCATCTGGTGGTCTCTCCAGTTGAGGCGCGAAGCCGCGAGCGTGCCGCTCGCCCGGCGTTTGCTGCTGAGGACGATGGAGACCGCGGGGGTGGACCCGGACATCTCCTACGAGCTGTCGGTGGCGCTCAGCGAGGCCTGCGCGAACGCGGTGGAGCACGGGGGCCCGGCCCCGGCCGCGGAACCGTGCGGCGACTACCGGGTCACCGCCTACCTGGACGGCGACTGCTGCCGCATCGAGGTCACCGACTCGGGTCCGGGCTTCCCGGAGCCGGGCCCGGCGGCGCTGTCCCGGCGGGCGCGGGCGGCGGCGTCCGCCCCCGCGGCCGGCGAGGGCGTCGCCGGCGAGAGCGGCCGCGGACTGTGGCTGATCGAGGAGCTCGCCGACCACGTCCGGTTCCGCAACCGGCCGGGCCGCGGCGCGGTGGTCAGCTTCGACAAGATCCTCAAGTGGCGCGACGGGGCGGCCCTGCTCCAGGTGTCGTGA
- a CDS encoding YcnI family protein — translation MKSSRVSAAAVLAAGAVLVLSGPAFAHVTVQPGDAPKGGFATLEFKVPNERDNASTTQVEVNFPADQPLSSVMPQDVPGWTVTVEKSKLAKPLTVHGKQIDEAVTKVTWSGGKIEPGKFQQFPVSVGKLPDNADRMVFKAIQTYDNNEVVRWIEEAKEGAPEPQTPAPVLKLTAAKAADAHHDDAKKPADPGHTEAAAGKGSDTTARVLGVTGIVIGVAGVAFGVTARRRTS, via the coding sequence ATGAAGAGCTCACGCGTCTCCGCCGCCGCCGTCCTCGCCGCCGGCGCCGTCCTCGTCCTGTCCGGGCCCGCCTTCGCGCACGTCACCGTGCAGCCGGGCGACGCCCCCAAGGGCGGCTTCGCCACCCTCGAGTTCAAGGTGCCGAACGAGCGCGATAATGCCTCCACCACGCAGGTCGAGGTCAACTTCCCCGCCGACCAGCCCCTGTCCTCCGTCATGCCGCAGGACGTGCCCGGTTGGACCGTCACGGTCGAGAAGAGCAAGCTCGCCAAGCCGCTGACGGTGCACGGCAAGCAGATCGACGAGGCCGTCACGAAGGTGACGTGGAGCGGCGGCAAGATCGAGCCGGGGAAGTTCCAGCAGTTCCCGGTGTCCGTCGGCAAGCTGCCGGACAACGCCGACCGGATGGTCTTCAAGGCGATCCAGACGTACGACAACAACGAGGTCGTCCGCTGGATCGAGGAGGCCAAGGAGGGCGCTCCCGAGCCGCAGACCCCGGCACCCGTCCTCAAGCTGACCGCTGCCAAGGCTGCCGACGCCCACCACGACGACGCCAAGAAGCCTGCCGACCCCGGCCACACCGAGGCGGCCGCCGGGAAGGGCTCGGACACCACCGCGCGCGTCCTCGGCGTCACCGGCATCGTGATCGGCGTCGCCGGCGTCGCCTTCGGCGTGACGGCCCGCCGCCGCACCTCCTGA
- a CDS encoding PP2C family protein-serine/threonine phosphatase — translation MLDIDPRVRVDVDSLMAAQHDLGVCDAIRRIAPGGKADAMSAPHPPKVAGIDPAAAAVPHTTAAAPAQTPAAPAAASAPSTLVQDRLVGMVSDLTTLHELTERLARTAGLDSALRELVRAGAALVGARRGLIALEPSDGLGPATTVGLGLGRAELGHIETVPRAATPYGRILDGLPDAHGGSEVLPEPDAAPGTGGYGAPADPRHREVAARLGYAASYALPLTAEATGRLGAVVWLYDEQAEPSDRQRDLVGLYVRHAAEHLARVLDAERSRTSLATVAEELLPSRLPRVPGVGLAARHLTSPRGGGDWYDALPLPEGALGLAVGSVTGSGPSAVAAMGRLRASLRAYAVMEGEDPVAVLSDLELLLRLTEPARCATALFAYCEPARRKIVLAGAGHAPPLVVGERRTEFVETSLSAPLGMLSCWEAPSVEFEPAPGETVLLYTDGLLRRTGGPMDRAYARLHAAAAGAPRAVRQDPGALCEHVLQTVVPAGDPAVTAAGAEEDIVLLAARFD, via the coding sequence ATGCTGGACATCGATCCTCGTGTGCGTGTAGATGTGGATTCCTTGATGGCGGCGCAGCACGATCTGGGGGTTTGCGATGCTATACGGCGTATCGCACCAGGCGGAAAGGCGGACGCCATGAGCGCCCCCCATCCGCCGAAAGTGGCCGGAATCGATCCGGCAGCCGCAGCGGTCCCGCACACTACGGCGGCTGCACCGGCCCAAACCCCCGCCGCGCCGGCCGCGGCATCCGCCCCGAGCACGCTGGTGCAGGACCGGCTCGTCGGCATGGTCTCCGACCTGACCACCCTCCACGAGCTCACCGAACGCCTCGCCCGCACGGCCGGCCTGGACTCGGCGCTCCGCGAGCTGGTGCGCGCCGGGGCAGCGCTCGTCGGCGCCCGCCGCGGCCTGATCGCGCTGGAGCCGTCCGACGGGCTCGGCCCCGCCACCACGGTCGGCCTCGGGCTCGGACGCGCCGAGCTCGGACACATCGAGACGGTGCCGCGCGCCGCCACCCCCTACGGCCGGATCCTCGACGGGCTCCCCGACGCCCACGGCGGCTCCGAGGTGCTGCCCGAGCCCGACGCCGCACCCGGCACCGGCGGCTACGGCGCACCGGCCGACCCCCGGCACCGCGAGGTCGCGGCCCGGCTCGGCTACGCCGCCAGCTACGCGCTGCCGCTGACCGCCGAGGCGACCGGGCGGCTCGGTGCGGTCGTCTGGCTCTACGACGAGCAGGCCGAGCCGAGCGACCGCCAGCGCGACCTCGTCGGCCTCTACGTCCGCCACGCCGCCGAGCACCTCGCCCGTGTACTCGACGCGGAGCGCTCGCGCACCAGCCTCGCCACCGTCGCCGAGGAACTGCTGCCCAGCCGGCTTCCCCGCGTACCCGGGGTGGGGCTCGCCGCCCGCCACCTCACCTCGCCGCGCGGCGGGGGCGACTGGTACGACGCCCTCCCGCTGCCCGAGGGGGCGCTCGGCCTGGCGGTCGGCTCGGTGACCGGCTCGGGGCCCAGCGCCGTCGCCGCGATGGGCAGACTGCGCGCTTCGCTGCGCGCGTACGCGGTCATGGAGGGAGAGGACCCCGTCGCGGTCCTCTCCGACCTCGAACTGCTGCTGCGGCTGACCGAGCCCGCCCGCTGCGCGACCGCCCTCTTCGCCTACTGCGAGCCCGCCCGGCGCAAGATCGTGCTGGCGGGGGCGGGGCACGCCCCGCCGCTGGTCGTGGGCGAGCGCCGCACGGAGTTCGTCGAGACCTCGCTGTCCGCGCCGCTGGGGATGCTCTCCTGCTGGGAGGCGCCCAGTGTGGAGTTCGAGCCCGCGCCAGGAGAAACGGTGCTGCTGTACACCGACGGGCTGCTGCGGCGCACCGGCGGCCCGATGGACCGGGCGTACGCGCGGCTCCACGCCGCGGCCGCCGGAGCGCCCCGGGCGGTCCGCCAGGACCCGGGCGCGCTGTGCGAGCACGTCCTGCAGACAGTGGTGCCCGCGGGCGACCCGGCGGTGACCGCGGCGGGCGCCGAGGAGGACATCGTCCTACTGGCCGCCCGCTTTGACTGA